A section of the Pseudomonas prosekii genome encodes:
- the speA gene encoding arginine decarboxylase, translated as MSVRRTRKDDGSQWTVADSRSVYGIRHWGAGYFAINEAGRVEVRPNGPTSSPIDLFEQVDLLRKSGLSLPLLVRFPDILQDRVRQLTGAFDSNIERLEYQSKYTALYPIKVNQQEAVIENIIATQNVSIGLEAGSKPELLAVLALAPKGGTIVCNGYKDREFIRLALIGQKLGHNVFIVIEKESEVELVIEEAASLKVKPQVGLRVRLSSLASSKWADTGGEKSKFGLSAAQLLSVVERFRAAGLDQGIRLLHFHMGSQIANLADYQHGFKEAIRYYGELRNLGLPVDHIDVGGGLGVDYDGTHSRNASSINYDMDDYAGVVVGMLKEFCDAQSLPHPNIFSESGRSLTAHHAMLVVQVTDVEKHNDDVPKIDNKEELPETVQWLVDLLGPTDIEMVTETYWRATHYMSDIAAQYADGKLTLAQKALAEQCYFAVCRRLHNSLKARQRSHRQVLDELNDKLADKYICNFSVFQSLPDTWAIGQVLPILPLHRLDEEPLRRAVLQDLTCDSDGKIKQYVDEQSIETSLPVHGLNEGEDYLLGIFLVGAYQEILGDMHNLFGDTDSVNIYQNDDGSVYHAGIETHDTIEDMLRYVHLSPEELMTHYRDKCASARITAGERTQFLDALRLGLTRSSYLSS; from the coding sequence ATGTCCGTACGACGCACACGCAAAGACGATGGCAGCCAATGGACAGTTGCGGACAGCCGCAGTGTTTACGGGATCCGCCATTGGGGGGCCGGATATTTCGCGATCAATGAAGCCGGTCGCGTAGAAGTCCGTCCGAACGGTCCGACCAGTTCGCCTATCGACCTCTTCGAACAAGTCGACCTGCTGCGCAAAAGCGGCTTGTCCTTGCCGTTGCTGGTGCGTTTCCCGGACATCCTGCAAGACCGCGTGCGTCAGCTGACGGGCGCCTTCGATTCGAACATCGAGCGTCTTGAGTATCAGAGCAAATACACCGCGCTGTACCCGATCAAGGTTAACCAGCAGGAAGCGGTGATCGAGAACATCATCGCCACCCAGAACGTTTCCATCGGTCTGGAAGCCGGCTCCAAGCCTGAACTGCTGGCCGTGCTGGCATTGGCGCCGAAGGGCGGCACCATCGTCTGCAACGGTTACAAGGACCGCGAGTTCATCCGTCTGGCGCTGATCGGGCAGAAACTCGGGCACAACGTGTTCATCGTCATCGAGAAAGAATCCGAAGTTGAGCTGGTGATCGAAGAAGCCGCCTCGCTGAAGGTCAAGCCGCAGGTTGGCTTGCGCGTTCGCCTGTCGTCGCTGGCATCGTCGAAGTGGGCGGACACCGGCGGCGAGAAATCCAAATTCGGTCTGTCGGCGGCGCAACTGCTGTCGGTGGTCGAGCGTTTCCGCGCTGCCGGCCTCGACCAGGGCATTCGCCTGCTGCACTTCCACATGGGTTCGCAGATTGCCAACCTGGCTGACTACCAGCACGGCTTCAAGGAAGCGATCCGTTACTACGGCGAATTGCGCAACCTTGGCCTGCCGGTCGATCACATCGACGTCGGCGGCGGTTTGGGCGTCGACTACGACGGTACGCACTCGCGTAACGCCAGTTCGATCAACTACGACATGGACGATTACGCCGGTGTCGTGGTCGGCATGCTCAAGGAATTCTGCGACGCGCAGAGCCTGCCGCACCCGAACATCTTCTCCGAAAGCGGCCGTTCCCTGACCGCGCACCACGCCATGCTGGTGGTGCAAGTCACCGACGTCGAGAAACACAACGACGACGTGCCGAAGATCGACAACAAAGAAGAACTGCCGGAAACCGTGCAGTGGCTGGTTGACCTGCTGGGCCCGACCGACATTGAAATGGTCACCGAAACCTACTGGCGCGCCACGCACTACATGAGCGACATCGCCGCCCAGTACGCCGATGGCAAGCTGACCCTGGCACAGAAGGCCCTCGCCGAGCAGTGCTATTTCGCCGTGTGCCGTCGTTTGCACAACTCGTTGAAGGCGCGTCAGCGTTCGCACCGCCAAGTGCTCGACGAACTCAACGACAAGCTCGCCGACAAGTACATCTGCAACTTCTCGGTCTTCCAGAGCCTGCCGGACACCTGGGCCATCGGCCAGGTACTGCCGATCCTGCCGCTGCACCGTCTCGACGAAGAGCCGCTGCGCCGCGCGGTATTGCAGGACCTGACCTGCGACTCCGACGGCAAGATCAAGCAATACGTCGACGAGCAGAGCATCGAAACCAGCCTGCCGGTCCACGGTTTGAATGAGGGCGAAGACTACCTGCTGGGTATTTTCCTGGTCGGCGCTTACCAGGAAATCCTCGGCGACATGCACAACCTGTTCGGTGACACCGATTCGGTGAACATCTACCAGAACGACGATGGCAGCGTTTACCACGCCGGTATCGAGACCCACGACACGATCGAAGACATGCTGCGTTACGTGCACTTGTCGCCGGAAGAGTTGATGACTCACTACCGCGACAAGTGCGCCAGCGCGCGCATCACTGCCGGCGAACGTACGCAGTTCCTCGACGCTTTGCGCCTGGGCCTGACGCGTTCTTCCTACCTCTCTTCTTGA
- a CDS encoding DUF2333 family protein yields the protein MLDWKNRAGSAPERAAEPKSATRSYVSGLLFSRALLTLIAIYLLVTIGLGWYWSEEPDLFPVQQNAQVAAERDGRQMVVGYTTVETLKSVAGTLLSKPGGYISNDRFPPGLWMDNMPSWEYGVLVQVRDLTRALRKDFARSQSQSAEDADLARAEPRFNFDNKSWILPSSESEYQEGINSLSRYQARLSDPAQKNALFYARADNLNNWLGDVGTRLGSLSQRLSASVGRVKLNTSLKTEVIVPGQVPQVDEEIVETPWMQIDNVFYEARGQAWALSHLLRAIEVDFADVLAKKNATVSVRQIIRELEASQEPVWSPMILNGSGFGVLANHSLVMANYISRANAAVIDLRQLLNQG from the coding sequence ATGCTGGACTGGAAGAACCGCGCGGGCAGTGCGCCTGAACGTGCCGCTGAACCGAAATCGGCCACCCGCAGCTATGTCAGCGGCCTGTTGTTCAGCCGAGCGCTGCTGACGCTGATTGCCATTTATCTGTTGGTGACGATTGGTTTGGGCTGGTATTGGAGCGAAGAGCCCGACCTGTTCCCGGTGCAGCAAAATGCCCAGGTCGCCGCTGAACGCGACGGCCGGCAGATGGTGGTGGGTTACACCACGGTGGAAACCCTCAAATCGGTGGCCGGCACGTTGCTGAGCAAACCGGGCGGCTACATTTCCAACGACCGTTTCCCGCCGGGCCTGTGGATGGACAACATGCCGAGCTGGGAATATGGCGTGCTGGTCCAGGTCCGCGACTTGACGCGGGCGCTGCGCAAAGACTTCGCCCGTTCGCAGTCGCAGTCGGCGGAAGACGCTGATCTGGCGCGCGCCGAGCCGCGTTTCAACTTCGACAACAAGAGCTGGATCCTGCCTTCCAGCGAGTCGGAATATCAGGAAGGGATCAATTCCCTGAGCCGTTATCAGGCTCGCCTGTCCGATCCGGCACAGAAAAACGCGCTGTTCTATGCCCGCGCCGACAACCTCAACAACTGGCTCGGCGATGTCGGCACACGTCTGGGGTCGTTGTCGCAACGCCTGTCCGCCAGTGTCGGTCGGGTCAAGCTCAACACTTCGCTGAAAACCGAAGTGATCGTGCCGGGCCAGGTGCCGCAGGTTGACGAAGAAATCGTCGAAACCCCGTGGATGCAAATCGATAACGTGTTCTACGAAGCGCGCGGTCAGGCTTGGGCCTTGTCGCATCTGCTGCGCGCCATCGAAGTCGACTTCGCCGACGTGTTGGCGAAGAAGAACGCCACGGTCAGCGTGCGCCAGATCATCCGTGAACTGGAGGCGTCGCAAGAGCCGGTGTGGAGCCCGATGATCCTCAATGGCAGCGGCTTCGGCGTGTTGGCCAACCATTCGCTGGTCATGGCCAACTACATTTCGCGGGCCAACGCGGCCGTGATCGATTTGCGTCAACTGCTCAACCAGGGCTGA
- a CDS encoding translation initiation factor Sui1, producing MAKKAASFAALGGLVFSTDAGRHCPDCSKPVDACICKQTVIPAGDGIARVRRESKGRGGKTVTTITGVPLAEEALKDLATTLKKRCGTGGALKDGIIEIQGDHVELLLAELVKHGFKAKKSGG from the coding sequence GTGGCCAAAAAAGCCGCATCCTTCGCCGCCCTTGGTGGCCTGGTATTTTCCACCGACGCAGGTCGTCATTGCCCCGATTGCAGCAAACCGGTGGACGCCTGTATCTGCAAACAAACCGTGATCCCGGCCGGCGACGGCATTGCCCGCGTGCGTCGCGAAAGCAAGGGCCGTGGCGGCAAAACGGTGACCACCATCACCGGCGTGCCGTTGGCCGAAGAGGCGCTCAAGGACCTCGCCACTACGCTGAAAAAGCGTTGCGGCACGGGCGGGGCGCTGAAAGACGGAATCATTGAGATCCAAGGCGATCATGTCGAGCTACTCTTGGCCGAGCTGGTCAAACACGGTTTCAAAGCGAAGAAGTCCGGCGGCTAG
- a CDS encoding NUDIX hydrolase, which translates to MVDNAREAAHRAASDAEQIAWVDEHDNLLGGLVRSDLRERGLIGRGTYIMLFNSAGELCVHRRTLSKAIYPGFWDVAAGGMVQADETYAESAARELAEELGVSGVELTAHDHFYFEDSESRLWCSAFSAVWDGPLILQPEDVLEARFIPVDQVLEEIQQKPYCPDSLAALERYLKAQENHVAKEA; encoded by the coding sequence ATGGTTGATAACGCCAGAGAGGCCGCCCATCGCGCGGCCTCGGATGCTGAACAGATCGCCTGGGTCGACGAGCACGACAACCTGCTCGGCGGCCTGGTGCGCAGCGACTTGCGCGAGCGTGGGCTGATCGGGCGCGGCACCTACATCATGCTGTTCAACTCGGCCGGTGAGCTGTGCGTGCACCGGCGCACGCTGAGCAAAGCCATCTATCCGGGGTTTTGGGATGTGGCGGCGGGCGGCATGGTCCAGGCCGACGAGACTTACGCCGAGTCGGCGGCCCGTGAACTCGCAGAAGAATTGGGCGTGAGCGGCGTCGAACTGACCGCTCATGACCATTTTTACTTCGAGGACAGCGAAAGTCGGCTTTGGTGTTCGGCGTTTTCGGCGGTGTGGGATGGCCCGTTGATCCTGCAACCGGAAGATGTGCTCGAAGCGCGCTTTATTCCCGTCGATCAGGTGCTCGAGGAAATCCAGCAAAAGCCTTACTGCCCGGACTCTCTGGCCGCGCTCGAGCGTTATCTCAAGGCGCAGGAAAACCACGTCGCAAAAGAGGCATGA
- a CDS encoding methyl-accepting chemotaxis protein, which translates to MIGLILLIALLIDTLQRRLARTLTNLAPALSTWAEGDFSQDIQLGKTNRELHDIQASLNRLRAYLVDLVGTIRLNAEQVAGSSRTLAELSNDLHSGAEHQAGDTALIRDSLGELEATILQVAGDASQAADASRNAGLAVQQGQKVIGLSLTGLHALVGEVQGNAQMIEHLAEESATIGGVLTVIRSIADQTNLLALNAAIEAARAGEMGRGFAVVAEEVRSLAQRTAGATAEIQTLIAGLQTAARQSVEGMRAQVEHAEATANQAQAADGALDKIVGAIQTIADTAVRIADVTAQQSGAVSEIRDHSERIHQLGGDNLLRIGEGREQGENLLVLGGRLHTAVQAFRV; encoded by the coding sequence ATGATCGGCCTGATCCTGCTGATCGCGCTGCTCATCGACACCTTGCAGCGACGCCTGGCGCGCACGCTGACCAATCTCGCACCGGCGCTCTCGACCTGGGCCGAGGGCGATTTCAGCCAGGACATTCAACTGGGCAAAACCAATCGCGAATTGCATGACATTCAAGCCTCGCTGAATCGCTTGCGCGCTTATCTGGTGGATCTGGTCGGGACTATTCGCTTGAATGCCGAACAAGTTGCCGGCAGCAGTCGCACCCTCGCCGAGCTGAGCAACGACCTGCACAGCGGCGCCGAACATCAGGCCGGTGATACTGCGCTGATCCGCGATTCGCTCGGTGAACTGGAAGCGACCATCCTGCAAGTCGCCGGCGATGCGAGCCAGGCGGCCGACGCCAGTCGCAATGCCGGATTGGCGGTGCAGCAGGGGCAGAAGGTCATTGGCCTGAGCCTCACCGGGTTGCATGCGCTGGTCGGCGAAGTGCAGGGCAATGCGCAGATGATCGAACATCTGGCCGAGGAGTCGGCGACCATTGGCGGTGTGCTGACGGTGATTCGCTCGATTGCCGATCAGACCAATCTGCTCGCGCTCAACGCCGCGATCGAAGCCGCCCGCGCCGGGGAGATGGGCCGGGGTTTTGCGGTGGTCGCCGAGGAAGTGCGCTCGTTGGCGCAGCGCACCGCTGGCGCCACAGCGGAAATCCAGACCTTGATCGCCGGCCTGCAAACCGCCGCGCGGCAATCGGTGGAAGGCATGCGCGCTCAGGTCGAACACGCCGAAGCCACCGCCAATCAGGCACAAGCGGCGGACGGCGCGCTGGATAAAATCGTCGGCGCGATCCAGACCATTGCCGACACCGCCGTGCGCATCGCCGATGTCACCGCGCAGCAGAGCGGCGCGGTCAGCGAGATTCGCGACCACAGCGAGCGGATCCATCAGTTGGGCGGGGATAACCTGCTGCGGATTGGCGAGGGGCGCGAGCAAGGGGAGAACTTGCTGGTGCTGGGCGGGCGATTGCATACGGCCGTTCAGGCTTTCCGCGTCTGA
- a CDS encoding DUF4123 domain-containing protein: protein MIGVQTPAAATHWLLLDVPGAPRMAALLQDQFVGLRCFWLFEGTELHPLREQGPALVELRDQAPLLERCYAEPRAWQGLLLESDASVAQLLAHLRRMLMVSVGLHHRALLNYYNPHCASYFFDACDAEELTRWLGPINQLRWFGGTWADRAIGSQGWQQLLNPRLAVSPLAIEENLSVRQQERLQCCLLEQHTWHWSRSTGTDYNRLWSHVQEGLALGFSERPVLDDWLWLRLQCPDALPEQAFLPGLSQRERLEHLRRFWQGDFP, encoded by the coding sequence ATGATCGGCGTGCAGACGCCGGCGGCGGCCACGCATTGGTTGCTGCTGGATGTGCCGGGTGCGCCGCGAATGGCGGCGCTGTTGCAGGACCAATTCGTCGGTTTGCGCTGCTTCTGGCTGTTCGAGGGCACCGAGCTGCACCCGCTGCGCGAACAAGGTCCGGCGCTGGTCGAGTTGCGCGATCAGGCGCCATTGCTTGAGCGCTGCTACGCCGAACCGCGTGCGTGGCAAGGTCTGCTGCTGGAGAGTGACGCCTCGGTGGCGCAATTGCTCGCGCACCTGCGGCGCATGCTGATGGTCAGCGTCGGCCTGCACCATCGGGCGTTGCTCAATTACTACAATCCGCACTGCGCGAGCTATTTCTTCGATGCCTGCGATGCCGAGGAGTTGACCCGCTGGCTCGGTCCGATCAACCAGTTGCGCTGGTTTGGCGGCACCTGGGCCGACCGCGCGATTGGCAGCCAGGGTTGGCAGCAATTGCTCAATCCACGGTTGGCCGTAAGCCCTCTGGCCATCGAGGAAAACCTCAGTGTTCGCCAACAGGAAAGACTCCAATGTTGTTTGCTCGAGCAACACACTTGGCACTGGAGTCGATCCACTGGCACTGATTACAACCGCCTGTGGTCCCATGTTCAGGAAGGCCTGGCGCTGGGCTTCAGCGAACGGCCGGTGCTGGATGACTGGTTGTGGTTGCGCTTGCAATGCCCCGATGCGCTGCCCGAGCAGGCCTTTTTGCCGGGGCTTAGCCAGCGCGAACGACTTGAGCACCTGCGCCGGTTCTGGCAGGGCGATTTTCCCTGA
- a CDS encoding alpha/beta hydrolase, with the protein MASAIRQLLTALIGATLLAALAACSPLKTLNALTPDDTFDKTEGIAYGIDPRQKLDVYTPKQHVANAPVVVFFYGGSWNSGSRSDYSFVGEALASRGIVVVLADYRLYPQVRYPLFLDDSASAVAWAHAHIGEFSGDPKRLFVMGHSSGAYNAAMLALEPKLLGAQGMSPKDLSGWIGLAGPYDFLPIENPQVRPVFFWPNSPPQSQPINLVRRGSPPALLMAATEDKLVDPTRNTAGLASKLRAAGVPVQDRYYSRTGHATLVATLSRPMRGLAPVLEEISVFVKTTPTQ; encoded by the coding sequence ATGGCGAGCGCAATCCGGCAACTGCTTACGGCTTTGATCGGCGCGACATTATTGGCCGCGCTGGCCGCGTGCTCGCCCCTGAAAACCCTGAATGCGCTGACCCCCGACGACACGTTCGACAAGACCGAAGGCATCGCTTACGGCATCGATCCACGGCAAAAACTCGATGTGTATACGCCCAAACAGCACGTGGCGAATGCGCCGGTAGTCGTGTTTTTTTATGGCGGCAGTTGGAACAGCGGTTCGCGCAGCGACTACAGCTTTGTCGGCGAGGCGCTCGCGTCTCGTGGCATCGTCGTGGTGCTGGCGGATTATCGCTTGTATCCGCAGGTGCGTTATCCGCTGTTTCTGGACGACAGCGCCAGCGCGGTAGCGTGGGCCCACGCGCACATTGGCGAGTTTTCCGGCGACCCGAAACGGCTGTTCGTGATGGGCCACAGTTCCGGCGCATACAACGCGGCGATGCTGGCACTGGAGCCGAAATTGCTGGGCGCGCAGGGCATGTCGCCGAAGGATTTGAGTGGCTGGATCGGGCTGGCCGGGCCGTATGATTTTCTGCCGATCGAGAATCCACAGGTGCGCCCGGTGTTTTTCTGGCCGAACTCGCCGCCGCAGTCGCAGCCGATCAATCTGGTGCGGCGTGGTTCGCCGCCGGCGTTACTGATGGCGGCCACCGAGGACAAACTGGTCGACCCGACGCGCAATACCGCAGGCCTGGCGAGCAAGCTGCGGGCGGCGGGCGTGCCGGTGCAGGATCGTTATTATTCGCGCACCGGCCACGCCACGCTGGTAGCGACGCTGTCGCGGCCGATGCGTGGTTTGGCGCCGGTGCTGGAGGAAATCAGCGTGTTCGTCAAAACCACGCCGACTCAGTGA
- the gcbA gene encoding diguanylate cyclase GcbA yields MTEPEDPSRERLKHHFAQRVIHQARQILEIWQRLQRSEWSTTDLSELSEANLRLLRFAERFEQPEHSQLARLIGQSLEAVDANRGRLSSGLITDLNRLMQRLSRTGLRHGDQLDQTFLPPLRKPIYVMLQDHDRAERLAKQLEFFGLSAQSLDSVAAFRSSMVERLPAAIVMDVDFSGPGVGLQLAAEAQVGLDEPLPLLFFSLLETDTPTRLAAVRAGGQEFLTGTLEASSLLEKIEVLTCVAQYEPYKVLIIDDSRAQALHTERLLNSAGIVTRTLIEPIQAMAELADFQPDLIILDMYMPACTGTELAKVIRHNDRYVSVPIIYLSAEDDLDKQLDAMSEGGDDFLTKPIKPRHLITTVRNRAARARNLKARMVRDSLTGLYNHTHILQLLEDCSFRARRENKPLSFAMLDIDHFKRVNDSHGHPMGDRVIKSLALFLKQRLRKTDFIGRYGGEEFAIVMPDTDVESAHKVLDEIRQRFAEIHYPAKPQDLWCTFSAGVVELREDSDSLMMASQADEALYRAKHAGRNRVQAAHASKQSATFSSEFTGSVITL; encoded by the coding sequence ATGACCGAGCCAGAAGACCCCAGCCGTGAGCGCCTCAAGCACCATTTTGCCCAGCGGGTAATTCATCAGGCACGTCAGATTCTTGAGATATGGCAGCGCCTGCAACGCAGCGAGTGGTCAACCACCGATTTGTCCGAGCTGAGCGAAGCCAATCTGCGTCTGCTGCGCTTCGCCGAGCGCTTCGAACAACCCGAGCACTCGCAACTGGCGCGCCTGATCGGCCAGTCGCTGGAAGCCGTGGACGCCAATCGCGGGCGCCTGAGCAGCGGCCTGATCACCGACCTCAACCGTTTGATGCAGCGCCTGTCGCGCACCGGCCTGCGTCACGGCGATCAACTCGACCAGACTTTTCTGCCGCCACTGCGCAAGCCGATCTACGTGATGCTGCAAGATCACGATCGCGCCGAGCGCCTGGCCAAACAACTGGAATTCTTCGGGCTCAGCGCGCAATCGCTGGACAGCGTCGCGGCGTTTCGCTCCTCGATGGTCGAGCGCTTGCCGGCGGCGATCGTCATGGATGTCGACTTCAGCGGTCCCGGCGTCGGCCTGCAATTGGCCGCCGAGGCCCAGGTCGGCCTTGACGAGCCGCTGCCACTGCTGTTCTTCAGCCTGCTCGAAACCGATACCCCGACTCGCCTCGCCGCAGTGCGCGCCGGTGGCCAGGAATTTCTCACCGGCACCCTCGAAGCGTCGAGCCTGCTGGAGAAAATCGAAGTCCTGACCTGCGTCGCGCAGTACGAACCTTATAAAGTGCTGATCATCGACGACTCCCGCGCCCAGGCCCTGCACACCGAGCGCCTGCTCAACAGCGCCGGGATTGTCACGCGAACCTTGATCGAACCGATTCAGGCAATGGCTGAACTGGCGGACTTCCAGCCCGACCTGATCATCCTCGACATGTACATGCCGGCCTGCACCGGCACCGAGCTGGCCAAGGTCATTCGCCACAACGACCGCTACGTCAGCGTGCCGATCATTTATCTGTCGGCCGAAGACGACCTCGACAAGCAGCTCGACGCGATGAGCGAGGGCGGCGACGACTTCCTGACCAAACCGATCAAGCCACGTCACCTCATTACCACCGTGCGCAACCGCGCGGCGCGCGCGCGCAATCTCAAGGCGCGGATGGTGCGCGACAGCCTCACCGGTTTGTACAACCACACGCACATCCTGCAATTGCTCGAAGACTGCTCGTTCCGCGCCCGCCGCGAGAACAAGCCGCTGAGTTTTGCGATGCTCGACATTGACCATTTCAAACGGGTCAACGACAGCCATGGCCACCCGATGGGCGACCGCGTGATCAAAAGCCTGGCGCTGTTTCTCAAACAGCGACTGCGCAAGACCGACTTCATCGGCCGTTACGGCGGCGAAGAATTCGCCATTGTCATGCCCGACACCGATGTCGAATCGGCGCACAAGGTGCTCGACGAAATCCGTCAGCGCTTCGCCGAAATCCATTACCCGGCCAAACCGCAGGACCTCTGGTGCACGTTCAGCGCCGGGGTGGTTGAGCTGCGCGAAGACTCCGACAGCCTGATGATGGCCAGCCAGGCGGACGAAGCGCTGTACCGCGCCAAGCACGCCGGACGCAACCGCGTACAAGCCGCACACGCGTCAAAGCAAAGTGCCACTTTTTCATCGGAATTCACTGGTTCGGTCATAACCCTGTAA
- a CDS encoding type VI secretion system Vgr family protein: MFDPVNEPLFRLDVAGLPDAFEVLAFTGNEAISEPFVFEVDLLINDPFLDLASLLYRVAFLHFDASGNGIHGQFHQIEQREHGHAARLCRVRLGPKLACLGQRFSQRIFSARSVPQILRQVLKEHGIVGKDWRLQLSADYPVRDFCTQYRESDLQFFQRLCAEEGLHYCFEHSRRGHCLIVNDAQAPSETAEERVFHDHGDTVLLSRFEVQMGVQKVPVTEGCTELATLRSGQLMPLSVEPFNQRNRLWRLIEVEHRGTQDPQFPYANTIRAIPCEAPLITPQRLAKPRMLSLQRAWVVDVEERRPEPSRPIAVQFDWLYQGEGAKSDHCWLPLAPELQSAAFASWPAGTEVVVSFIGGDPDQPLITGRLNSPSAIDAIEPPMPLPSEAPDGLLALLQSSEPLVLLCLLPGGGSFRHCRESVCTCRAATLFGQSGAA, from the coding sequence ATGTTCGATCCAGTCAACGAACCGTTATTTCGTCTGGATGTCGCGGGCCTGCCCGACGCCTTTGAGGTCCTGGCCTTTACCGGCAATGAAGCCATCAGCGAACCGTTTGTGTTCGAGGTGGACTTACTCATCAATGACCCCTTCCTTGACCTCGCCAGCCTGCTGTACCGCGTAGCGTTTTTGCACTTCGACGCTTCGGGAAACGGTATCCACGGCCAATTTCATCAAATCGAACAACGCGAACATGGCCACGCCGCGCGGCTGTGTCGTGTGCGCTTGGGGCCGAAACTGGCGTGCCTGGGCCAGCGTTTCAGCCAACGGATTTTCAGTGCGCGCTCGGTGCCGCAGATTCTTCGCCAAGTGCTCAAGGAGCACGGGATTGTCGGCAAGGACTGGCGCCTGCAATTGAGCGCGGATTATCCGGTGCGGGACTTCTGCACGCAGTACCGCGAGTCGGATCTGCAGTTTTTCCAGCGCCTGTGCGCCGAAGAAGGTCTGCACTACTGCTTCGAACATTCCCGGCGCGGGCATTGCCTGATCGTCAACGACGCTCAGGCGCCGTCGGAAACTGCTGAAGAACGGGTCTTTCACGACCACGGCGACACGGTGCTGCTGAGCCGATTCGAAGTGCAAATGGGCGTGCAAAAGGTCCCGGTGACTGAGGGTTGCACCGAGTTGGCGACGTTGCGCAGCGGTCAATTGATGCCGTTGTCCGTTGAGCCGTTCAACCAGCGCAATCGCCTGTGGCGGCTGATCGAAGTTGAACATCGCGGCACCCAGGATCCGCAGTTTCCCTACGCCAACACGATCAGAGCGATTCCCTGCGAGGCGCCGTTGATCACCCCGCAGCGGCTGGCGAAACCGCGCATGCTCAGCCTGCAAAGGGCTTGGGTGGTGGACGTTGAAGAACGGCGTCCCGAGCCGTCTCGACCGATTGCCGTGCAGTTCGACTGGCTCTATCAGGGCGAGGGCGCCAAATCCGATCACTGCTGGCTGCCGTTGGCGCCCGAATTGCAAAGTGCGGCGTTTGCGTCCTGGCCGGCGGGGACGGAAGTGGTGGTCAGCTTCATTGGCGGCGATCCGGATCAACCGCTGATCACCGGCCGGCTCAACAGCCCGTCCGCCATCGACGCAATTGAACCGCCGATGCCGCTGCCCAGCGAGGCGCCCGACGGTTTGCTGGCCTTGCTGCAATCGAGCGAACCCTTGGTGTTGCTGTGTTTGCTGCCCGGCGGTGGCAGTTTTCGGCATTGTCGGGAAAGCGTCTGCACCTGCCGGGCCGCCACGCTGTTTGGCCAGAGCGGTGCGGCATGA